In Desulfurispira natronophila, a single genomic region encodes these proteins:
- a CDS encoding transposase — MTIARSQIIALDSTPYYHCVSRCVRRAFLCGTDSVTGQNFDHRKQWILDRLGVLTEVFAIDICAYALMSNHYHLVLRVDRERVEAMSDYEVLGRWNKLFSGNPLIKLFLAEQELTPLQSQLLADLVRDIRPRLYDISWFMRCLNEWVARQANKEDGCKGRFWEGRFRTQALLDEYGLLTCMAYVDLNAIRAGIADSPEHSDFSSIQARIGAWGKALGEEAAAQCPPLLGFNDSGIDDALLPFTTVDYMELVDWTARNVRADKACAMDENAPPILVRMGIDGERFAKQMRGEGGSFPTFMGAYHCLRDAARERGLHYVRGSGTARRLFCGEFAS; from the coding sequence ATGACCATTGCCAGAAGTCAGATTATTGCCCTGGATTCTACGCCCTACTATCACTGCGTCAGTCGCTGTGTGCGGCGGGCGTTTCTGTGTGGCACTGACTCGGTGACGGGGCAGAATTTCGATCATCGCAAGCAGTGGATTCTGGATCGGTTGGGGGTGCTGACTGAGGTCTTTGCCATTGATATCTGCGCTTACGCTTTGATGAGCAACCACTATCACTTGGTTCTGCGGGTTGACCGGGAGCGGGTGGAGGCTATGTCTGATTATGAGGTGCTCGGGCGCTGGAATAAGCTTTTTTCCGGCAATCCACTGATTAAGCTGTTTTTGGCCGAGCAAGAGCTGACTCCGCTGCAATCTCAATTACTTGCTGATCTGGTACGGGATATCCGCCCACGCCTCTACGATATTTCCTGGTTTATGCGTTGTCTCAATGAGTGGGTTGCCCGTCAGGCCAACAAGGAAGATGGCTGCAAGGGGCGCTTCTGGGAGGGGCGATTTCGCACCCAGGCGCTGCTGGATGAATACGGTTTGCTGACGTGCATGGCCTATGTGGATCTGAATGCCATTCGGGCGGGGATTGCGGATTCACCGGAGCATTCCGACTTCTCTTCCATCCAGGCGCGCATAGGGGCCTGGGGAAAGGCTTTGGGGGAAGAGGCGGCGGCTCAGTGTCCGCCTTTGCTGGGCTTTAATGACAGTGGCATTGATGACGCTCTGCTGCCTTTTACCACCGTGGATTATATGGAGCTGGTGGACTGGACGGCGCGCAATGTGCGGGCCGACAAGGCCTGTGCCATGGATGAAAACGCGCCGCCAATTCTGGTGCGCATGGGTATAGACGGTGAGCGCTTTGCCAAGCAGATGAGGGGTGAGGGTGGCAGTTTCCCCACCTTCATGGGGGCCTACCACTGTCTGCGCGATGCGGCCAGGGAGCGGGGTTTACACTATGTGCGGGGCAGTGGTACGGCCAGGCGG